The sequence CTTGGACGCTGCGGCGACACACATGGCACCCAGCAGGAACGTCAGGGCGCCGATGACGACGTTGTTCCAGATGACACCGGCGTCCGGGCCGCTGCCGACTATCCAGGGCGAGATGATCATCCACACGCCGATCGCGCACATCGCGCCGCTCAGGCCGTACATCCGCTCAGGGGTCACGGTGAAGCCGACCGCCAGGAGGGCGATCGCGATACCGAGGATGAGGTTGTGC is a genomic window of Streptomyces sp. Edi2 containing:
- a CDS encoding SPW repeat protein, whose product is MADVSHHRGDLAGHPDASEMQARYERVLGGRDVVLVDGPVLLVGLYCAVSPWILHFTAAQPALVTHNLILGIAIALLAVGFTVTPERMYGLSGAMCAIGVWMIISPWIVGSGPDAGVIWNNVVIGALTFLLGAMCVAAASKSRRGT